The Dioscorea cayenensis subsp. rotundata cultivar TDr96_F1 chromosome 19, TDr96_F1_v2_PseudoChromosome.rev07_lg8_w22 25.fasta, whole genome shotgun sequence genome includes a window with the following:
- the LOC120250152 gene encoding non-specific lipid transfer protein GPI-anchored 19-like: protein MAPRLMQILLIFALVWMFSSSNMETMAQTSSNSCTSELANLVPCLNYITGNESKPSNSCCTPLASVVQSQPLCLCLLLNGTFSSSGLTINQTRALGLPGLCSINTPSTSLCNASGGPSSSPNSPSTPTTPSGGGSNSVIPSGTGSLKGSWIQAPLTLIISIILIVSYSTQSMNFL from the exons ATGGCTCCAAGATTGATGCAAATCCTTTTGATCTTTGCCCTTGTTTGGATGTTTAGTAGTAGCAACATGGAAACAATGGCACAGACTTCAAGCAATTCATGCACTTCAGAGCTTGCAAATTTGGTGCCATGTTTAAACTACATCACAGGGAATGAGTCAAAACCATCAAACTCATGTTGCACTCCTCTTGCTTCTGTTGTTCAATCTCAACCTCTGTGCTTGTGCTTGCTCCTCAATGGTACTTTCTCTTCATCTGGCCTTACCATTAACCAGACTCGGGCTCTCGGACTTCCAGGCTTATGCAGCATCAACACTCCGTCGACTAGTCTTTGCAATG CTAGTGGAGGACCTTCATCTTCCCCAAACTCACCTTCAACTCCAACTACTCcatcag GCGGAGGATCAAATAGCGTTATTCCATCAGGAACAGGGTCATTAAAAGGAAGTTGGATTCAGGCACCATTAactctcatcatctccatcatcctTATTGTTTCTTATTCTACTCAATCTATGaatttcttgtaa
- the LOC120250501 gene encoding uncharacterized protein LOC120250501 — MVTHLEPKMLSKINLVLLVLLTQSITHTLLKGQVINACDFRVDQLGPCLSMQEKNTSENEVCCNAISLAISAGYRCFCSILSSPNLNFMASISPLLNLSLELPFLGCHLASPSLSVCQGIEMSSSSSQAVAPSVGIVSNLTVKEEPNSSMNYIAPQSNFTDSSAEIMKIKEGWHAVTFVVFISFSFAVIL, encoded by the exons ATGGTCACACATTTAGAACCAAAAATGTTATCAAAAAtcaatcttgttcttcttgttcttctaacACAAAGCATCACACACACACTATTGAAAGGTCAAGTGATCAATGCGTGTGATTTCAGAGTGGATCAACTTGGTCCATGTTTGAGCATGCAAGAGAAGAACACAAGTGAAAATGAAGTTTGCTGCAATGCTATAAGTCTCGCGATATCAGCTGGTTATCGATGTTTTTGTTCAATATTATCTTCGCCTAATCTCAACTTCATGGCTTCTATTTCTCCTCTCTTAAATTTATCACTAGAGTTACCATTCCTTGGTTGTCACTTAGCTTCTCCTTCTCTATCAGTTTGCCAAG GGATTGAGATGAGTTCTTCTTCATCACAAGCAGTTGCACCAAGTGTTGGAATTGTGTCTAATTTAACAGTGAAAGAGGAGCCAAATTCCAGCATGAATTACATTGCTCCTCAGTCAAACTTCACTGATAGCTCAGCAGAAATTATGAAGATTAAAGAAGGATGGCATGCTGTAACTTTTgtggtttttatttctttctcttttgcaGTTATTCTGTAA
- the LOC120249906 gene encoding FCS-Like Zinc finger 8-like, with translation MLKKRSRAVSSSSSSSSKQSLQSPTGKYNRMASSSLFPSPRLFVGFSSKGFTDMEPAAMSPTSILETKPFSSIGNPFFSDRNPRKPVNETNVPLESNKHHHPWDNGDSKAIGLGIIDALTNEKANDKSSKQDSRMVLFGSQLKIQVPSINSGPISPTCSVESPNSPIEFGIKTKDSQLALYSPPPATPRIFSGCFSPRDMELSEDYTCIISHGPNPKTTHIFDNCIVESCGDGFLQSMADRTVYPSDDFFSFCYACKKNLGHGKDIFMYGGEKAFCSRECRYQEMLFDEEVTDDKSLAEQMRPL, from the exons ATGCTGAAGAAGAGATCAAGAGCAgtgagcagcagcagcagcagcagcagcaaacAAAGTCTCCAATCACCTACTGGAAAATACAATAGAATGGCATCCTCTTCTCTCTTCCCTTCTCCCAGACTCTTTGTCGGCTTCTCTTCAAAAGGATTCACCGACATGGAGCCTGCCGCCATGAGTCCCACTTCCATACTTGAAACCAAGCCCTTCTCCTCCATTGGCAACCCCTTCTTCTCCGATAGAAATCCTAGAAAACCAGTCAATGAAACCAATGTTCCTCTAGAAAGCAACAAGCATCACCACCCTTGGGACAATGGAGACTCTAAGGCTATTGGACTTGGCATCATTGATGCTCTAACTAATGAGAAAGCCAATGACAAGTCCTCAAAACAAGATAGCCGAATGGTTCTCTTTGGATCACAGTTGAAAATCCAAGTCCCTTCCATCAATTCCGGTCCAATTTCTCCTACTTGTTCTGTGGAGTCTCCTAATTCTCCTATAGAATTTGGCATCAAGACTAAGGACTCTCAGCTGGCTCTTTACTCTCCACCTCCGGCCACTCCTCGTATTTTCTCCGGCTGCTTCTCGCCGAGAGATATGGAGTTGTCTGAGGACTACACTTGTATCATCTCTCATGGCCCAAACCCAAAGACAACTCATATATTCGATAACTGCATCGTGGAGAGCTGCGGCGATGGATTCCTTCAATCGATGGCCGATCGAACTGTGTATCCTTCTGATGATTTCTTTAGCTTTTGTTATGCTTGCAAGAAGAATCTTGGTCATGGGAAGGACATCTTCATGTATGG AGGTGAGAAAGCATTCTGCAGCAGAGAATGCCGATACCAAGAGATGCTCTTCGACGAAGAAGTTACAGACGACAAGTCCTTGGCAGAGCAAATGCGTCCCCTCTAG